The following proteins come from a genomic window of Sorghum bicolor cultivar BTx623 chromosome 3, Sorghum_bicolor_NCBIv3, whole genome shotgun sequence:
- the LOC8084876 gene encoding chromatin modification-related protein eaf-1: MGFDNECILSIQSLPGEYFCPVCRTLVYPNEALQTQCTHLYCKSCLAYVVATTQACPYDGYLVTEADSKPLMESNKTLAETIGKVAVYCLYNKSGCQWHGELSACITHGATCAYGNSPVVCNRCGTQIVHRQVQEHAQLCHGLQSQTQQADGSQVQLAATTTQPVTQDPSLVSAGSAAPAAATLPKPSSTTATGLTDSATATGGAAGATTAAVPSSAASIPASQTPTAEQWYQQQQLQFSQYYQQQHPGSNPYMQQYQQYDKYQQVYQQYMQPPMQVLSQNVVPGSAQPASYVQPQVQSSQLMMQAQSQPQVHPLTSQPQLQQHPVQPQPQSHPHLSHVQAPAGQSQLHKPIQSAQVPQLQPSQVPLQPSGLQVQTATHPSAPTQVGNQQFATQATAHQVQPHVQAQPPQQQHIFAQQQHPHLQALPPQQNIQPQMQLNSQVQLQPPHVQQQAYPQLQAYPQQTHMRPQNASYTQQQTPQGALLQPAHVSHQQAHVSHHPAPMRPPLPGQQPALQPQGIKHTTQHEKHIGSHAQWPPMYSNIPSQAPPQGLPAHSSVSSQSVQPYQQAISSSQQVHSQPGQPYTQQHVTGNTGQHVQTSAGRSITHLAPTQQFQHQQPAVLRTESPAAVHPIGQGSLDLEKNTSKSGKSENATNAAVSENKNSGTESAVMRPTKSQSGDENMNSEQNGFVSARKDAGQTGIVLHGFDGSIRRDGNTDQAGNSQGPIVQGGKDHKASDASTNHEKGRSFQQASLQNAGALGSSVPPGVVPQHPSGPDKLLPQHMMNPGHKHGFSENNRPPLQQPYGLFHSGTIPRPFGENQIQMPMSQPGGIRPGDGIRPHVVGALPGHHGAVLPPFDLERLGQPHLLGMLNSNDFGGERFNTSGGAAYPGRHDNIKDDRKHFPAPAPLDGQGLQRDPRHFERALGRPDGFLDSVPGRPPFPNHRSAGLHEDFPRKQNATASHPDFLSHGAEFDHHRAIEMPNFRNPGPFAQGTSGGPGGLPKNQLGSGNLPGNLQHSFEGPDFRPAPFNLGDMHPGDRDPHLVGDYSQHGFPKTAAHFGLGGFLRNGNSGWCRICMFNCGSADNLDMHVQTREHQQCAMDIVLKMKQDVAKRQKLNYGGPKSFNNKKVSGKGHFRGNRR, encoded by the exons ATGGGGTTTGATAATGAATGTATCTTGAGTATTCAATCCCTTCCTGGTGAATATTTCTGCCCTGTTTGCCGGACACTCGTATATCCCAATGAGGCCCTACAAACTCAATGCACACATCTCTACTGCAAATCCTGCTTGGCGTATGTAGTGGCAACCACACAAGCTTGTCCTTATGATGGATACCTTGTAACAGAAGCTGATTCGAAG CCTCTTATggaatcaaataaaacccttGCTGAGACTATTGGCAAAGTCGCGGTCTATTGCCTGTATAATAAGAGTGGCTGCCAATGGCATGGAGAGCTATCTGCCTGTATCACACATGGTGCTACTTGTGCATATGGTAACTCTCCTGTTGTTTGCAATCGTTGTGGGACACAAATTGTCCATCGTCAAGTGCAAGAACATGCTCAACTCTGCCAT GGCTTACAATCTCAAACCCAACAAGCTGATGGTAGTCAGGTGCAGCTAGCAGCGACAACAACTCAGCCAGTCACCCAAGATCCATCACTTGTCTCAGCTGGATCTGCTGCACCTGCAGCTGCAACCCTACCAAAGCCGTCTTCAACTACAGCCACAGGTCTAACAGATTCTGCAACAGCAACCGGAGGGGCAGCTGGTGCAACCACAGCAGCAGTGCCTTCTTCAGCTGCATCTATTCCCGCTTCTCAAACTCCAACAGCTGAGCAGTggtaccagcagcagcagctccaatTCTCGCAATACTACCAGCAGCAGCACCCTGGATCCAACCCTTACATGCAGCAATATCAACAGTATGACAAATACCAGCAGGTGTATCAGCAATACATGCAACCTCCAATGCAAGTActgtcccaaaatgtggtgccaggaTCTGCACAACCTGCTTCCTATGTTCAGCCTCAAGTGCAGTCCTCCCAGCTGATGATGCAAGCCCAAAGTCAGCCCCAGGTCCATCCATTGACAAGTCAACCACAGCTTCAGCAGCATCCGGTTCAACCCCAACCCCAAAGTCACCCTCATCTTTCCCATGTTCAAGCACCTGCAGGTCAGTCGCAGCTTCACAAACCAATTCAGTCAGCCCAAGTTCCACAGCTCCAACCAAGTCAAGTTCCTCTCCAACCATCTGGTCTTCAAGTACAAACTGCAACACATCCATCTGCTCCTACTCAAGTTGGTAACCAGCAATTTGCTACTCAAGCAACGGCTCATCAAGTGCAGCCACATGTACAAGCTCAACCTCCGCAGCAGCAGCATATTTTTGCACAGCAACAACATCCACATCTGCAAGCTTTACCTCCACAGCAAAATATTCAACCTCAGATGCAGCTAAACTCTCAAGTTCAGCTCCAGCCTCCACATGTCCAGCAGCAAGCTTACCCACAACTTCAGGCCTATCCTCAACAAACACATATGCGCCCCCAGAATGCTTCATATACACAGCAGCAAACACCACAAGGTGCTCTTTTGCAACCTGCACATGTGTCTCACCAACAAGCACATGTTTCTCATCATCCTGCACCGATGCGTCCTCCATTGCCAGGCCAACAGCCAGCTTTGCAGCCTCAAGGAATCAAACATACAACACAACATGAAAAACATATTGGGTCTCATGCTCAGTGGCCACCAATGTATTCCAACATCCCTTCCCAGGCACCACCACAGGGATTGCCCGCACACTCATCTGTTTCCTCACAATCAGTTCAACCATACCAGCAAGCAATTTCCTCATCACAACAGGTGCATTCCCAACCTGGTCAGCCTTATACACAACAGCATGTTACTGGCAATACTGGACAACACGTTCAAACCTCAGCTGGCAGATCTATAACTCATCTTGCACCAACGCAGCAATTTCAGCATCAACAGCCAGCAGTGCTTAGAACTGAGTCGCCTGCTGCTGTGCACCCTATTGGGCAAGGTTCTTTAGATCTTGAAAAAAATACTTCAAAATCAGGGAAGTCAGAAAATGCAACTAATGCTGCTGTCAGTGAAAATAAAAATAGCGGTACTGAGTCAGCTGTCATGAGACCTACAAAGTCACAATCGGGTGATGAAAACATGAACAGCGAACAGAATGGTTTTGTCAGTGCTAGAAAAGATGCAGGGCAGACTGGGATTGTATTACACGGTTTTGATGGTTCAATTAGGAGGGATGGGAATACTGACCAGGCAGGTAATTCACAGGGTCCAATTGTGCAGGGAGGCAAAGACCATAAGGCTTCAGATGCATCTACTAATCATGAGAAAGGACGATCATTTCAGCAGGCATCACTGCAAAATGCAGGGGCACTGGGCTCTTCTGTGCCCCCAGGTGTGGTACCACAACATCCATCTGGACCAGATAAATTGCTTCCTCAGCATATGATGAATCCTGGTCATAAGCATGGTTTCTCTGAAAATAACCGTCCTCCGTTGCAACAACCATATGGTTTGTTTCATTCTGGAACGATACCAAGGCCATTTGGAGAGAACCAGATTCAGATGCCAATGTCACAGCCTGGGGGTATCAGACCTGGTGATGGTATTCGACCTCATGTGGTTGGCGCATTACCTGGACATCATGGTGCAGTATTGCCTCCTTTTGATCTTGAACGTTTGGGCCAGCCACATCTTCTTG GAATGTTGAACAGCAATGACTTTGGTGGTGAGAGGTTCAACACTTCAGGGGGTGCAGCATATCCTGGAAGACATGATAATATCAAAGACGACCGGAAACATTTTCCGGCGCCAGCCCCCCTGGATGGTCAGGGCTTGCAAAGGGACCCTAGACATTTTGAGAGAGCTTTAGGTAGACCTGATGGTTTCCTTGATTCAGTACCTGGAAGGCCTCCATTTCCAAACCATAGAAGTGCAGGTTTGCATGAGGATTTTCCAAGAAAGCAAAATGCAACTGCCAGTCACCCTGACTTCCTGTCACATGGAGCAGAATTTGATCATCACAGGGCTATTGAAATGCCTAATTTCAGAAACCCAG GCCCATTTGCTCAAGGGACAAGTGGCGGTCCTGGTGGCCTCCCTAAAAACCAGCTCGGCTCTGGTAACCTTCCTGGGAATTTACAACATTCTTTTGAGGGTCCAGACTTCCGTCCAGCTCCTTTCAATCTTG GTGACATGCATCCAGGTGACCGTGACCCTCATCTTGTCGGTGACTATTCTCAGCATGGATTTCCTAAAACTGCAGCACACTTTGGTTTG GGTGGATTCTTGAGAAATGGGAATTCTGGTTGGTGCCGAATATGCATGTTTAACTGTGGGAGCGCAGATAATCTGGATATGCATGTACAAACAAGGGAACATCAGCAATGTGCAATGGACATTGTCCTGAAAATGAAGCAAGATGTTGCAAAGAGGCAAAAACT gaattatggaggCCCCAAGTCATTCAACAACAAAAAGGTTTCTGGGAAGGGCCATTTTCGTGGGAATAGACGCTAG